Proteins from a single region of Oryza brachyantha chromosome 6, ObraRS2, whole genome shotgun sequence:
- the LOC102708259 gene encoding protein PHOSPHATE STARVATION RESPONSE 3, whose translation MSSQSVVALKQITAPDKVMDTCPSTQHSAHKLFDVKPDHQGSTNDNLSSSSQSSNIKIELIRSSSLPNILPFQKRSSESEPESPMSHVSHPNVSEPVYSNSSTFCTSLFSSSSMESEPCRKLGTLPFLPHPPKYEQQVSAGYSSSSSLLLSGDGDIGSGHDELEQSDDLKDFLNLSGGDASDGSFHGENNAMAFAEQMEFQFLSEQLGIAITDNEESPRLDDIYGTPPQLSSLPVSSCSNQSVHNVGSPVKVQLSSPRKSSGSATTNKARLRWTLELHERFVKAVNKLEGPEKATPKGVLKLMKVEGLTIYHVKSHLQKYRLAKYLPETKEDKKASSEDKKAQSGSSGNDSAKKKNLQVAEALRLQMEVQKQLHEQLEVQRQLQLRIEEHARYLQRILEEQHKATTTTSSSSSSKPQPESPEPPPKQKEAESEAGATAAPHQPDAGTERRSPPVGSKKRARVHADDGDDEPQRS comes from the exons ATGAGCTCCCAGAGTGTTGTTGCATTGAAGCAGATTACTGCTCCAGACAAAGTAATGGATACTTGTCCATCGACACAACATTCTGCTCACAAATTGTTCGATGTCAAACCGGATCATCAAGGGTCGACGAATGACAATTTGTCATCCAGCAGTCAGTCTTCAAACATCAAGATTGAGCTGATCAGATCATCAAGCTTACCAAATATCCTGCCATTTCAGAAACGAAGCTCTGAATCTGAACCTGAAAGCCCGATGTCTCACGTGTCGCATCCCAATGTTTCAGAACCAGTGTACTCAAATTCCTCAACCTTCTGCACAAGCTTGTTTTCATCGTCATCGATGGAATCGGAGCCATGCCGGAAATTGGGCACTCTACCTTTCCTGCCTCACCCTCCTAAGTATGAGCAGCAGGTTTCAGCAGGGTATTCATCCAGCTCCTCCCTGCTCCTTAGCGGCGATGGTGATATTGGCAGCGGTCATGATGAACTTGAACAGTCAGATGATCTGAAAGACTTCCTTAATCTCTCTGGAGGAGATGCTTCTGATGGCAGCTTCCATGGAGAAAACAATGCCATGGCTTTTGCTGAGCAGATGGAGTTCCAGTTCTTGTCTGAGCAGCTAGGAATTGCCATCACTGACAATGAGGAGAGTCCCCGGTTAGAT GACATATATGGCACACCACCACAACTGTCATCACTTCCAGTATCATCTTGCTCCAACCAGAGTGTACATAATGTAGGATCTCCGGTGAAAGTCCAGCTTAGCTCACCTCGGAAATCTTCGGGATCTGCAACGACTAACAAGGCACGGTTGAGGTGGACACTGGAGCTCCATGAACGTTTTGTAAAGGCTGTGAACAAGCTAGAAGGACCTGAAA AAGCAACTCCTAAGGGTGTCCTGAAACTTATGAAAGTAGAAGGCCTGACCATCTACCATGTAAAGAGTCATTTGCAG AAGTATCGTCTCGCAAAATATCTTCCAGAGACCAAGGAAG acAAGAAGGCCTCATCAGAGGACAAGAAAGCTCAGTCAGGTAGCAGTGGAAATGACTCAGCCAAAAAGAA GAATTTACAAGTTGCAGAAGCTCTACGACTGCAAATGGAGGTTCAGAAGCAGCTTCATGAACAGTTAGAG GTGCAaaggcagctgcagctgcgaATCGAGGAGCATGCAAGATACCTGCAGAGAATACTGGAAGAGCAGCACaaggccaccaccaccaccagcagcagcagcagcagcaaaccaCAACCCGAATCGCCTGAACCACCACCAAAACAGAAGGAGGCTGAATCCGAAGCAGGCGCCACCGCTGCACCTCATCAACCGGACGCAGGCACGGAACGCAGGTCGCCGCCAGTGGGCAGCAAGAAAAGAGCTAGGGTTCatgccgacgacggcgacgacgagcccCAGCGTTCATAG
- the LOC102710414 gene encoding uncharacterized protein LOC102710414 produces the protein MGEDEAMACATKDTQAKKNEKENHGKTIDKETQKVSCNYCGKVVTSYNRLEHHLAGIRGNVSPCDQVPESVRQNIRTLLEDRRKDWIARRIGKLKSSELPTVRNPSLPSAQACQPTLQPIASSIDRVNSVNGHRCFVHCTNNLLQPSTTAQLNANYVCCNASSFQQGGQTIELAMPPYQNPSVTNKQLEISSGQRINPLSFSMENSSPQMQDSVSSMESNNSYLNSQAGKSIGKLIFEAGLDPGILHLPSFKDMVDVLAWAQVSMPTYESIMEDQLKEIQYRAGDLRKQWEMSGCSVILDSWESRCGKSFISVLVHCSKGMLFLKSMDVSEIIDDVDELSLMLLHVVEEVGVLNIAQIITNDASPHMQAAEHAVLKRFGHSFFFTLCADHCINLLLENIAALDDVSKVLIKARDITRFIYSHAVPMELKGKYIQGGEILSNCNLKFVAMFITLRELVSERINLVELFSSPEWASSDWASRSTFRHVYEIVKTDDAFWCSAADILKLTDPLVTVLYKLEADSCPIGILYDAMDCAKEDIKCNLRDKHGDYWPMVDNIWDHYLHTPVHAAGYILNPRIFYTERFSCDTEIKSGTTACVSRLAKNHYDPRKVAAQMEIYQSKSAPFDSDTEIQQIMEIPQVRWWSAHGTSTPELKTFAIRILSQTCFGASRYNIDWSISEQLHLVKRPYPEQEKFRKMEYIHYNLRLAHSEPCVRGASGAQNGRLASRLGDWITSARATCYYK, from the exons ATGGGAGAAGACGAGGCGATG GCTTGTGCTACCAAAGATACTCAggcaaagaaaaatgaaaaggaaaaccATGGCAAAACCATTGATAAGGAAACTCAGAAGGTGAGCTGTAATTACTGTGGGAAGGTGGTTACATCATACAACCGCCTGGAGCACCACTTAGCTGGCATCAGGGGAAATGTTTCTCCTTGTGACCAAGTACCTGAAAGTGTCAGGCAAAACATAAGGACTTTGCTTGAGGACCGCAGGAAAGATTGGATAGCCCGAAGAATAGGAAAACTTAAATCTTCTGAGCTTCCTACAGTAAGAAATCCATCCCTCCCATCTGCTCAAGCCTGCCAACCAACGTTGCAGCCAATTGCATCCAGTATAGATCGAGTGAACTCTGTTAATGGGCACCGTTGCTTTGTTCACTGCACAAATAATTTGTTGCAGCCCAGCACAACTGCACAATTAAATGCCAATTATGTTTGTTGCAACGCAAGTTCATTTCAGCAGGGAGGCCAGACAATAGAATTAGCTATGCCTCCATATCAAAATCCTTCTGTGACGAATAAGCAATTGGAAATATCTTCAGGACAGAGAATTAATCCATTGAGTTTCTCTATGGAGAATTCTTCACCACAGATGCAAGATTCAGTATCATCAATGGAGTCAAACAATAGTTACTTGAATTCTCAGGCAGGAAAGTCAATAGGCAAGCTCATCTTTGAAGCTGGACTTGACCCTGGTATTCTCCACTTGCCATCTTTCAAGGACATGGTTGATGTGCTTGCCTGGGCTCAGGTTTCAATGCCTACTTATGAATCAATTATGGAGGATCAACTAAAAGAAATTCAATATCGTGCAGGGGATCTCAGGAAACAATGGGAAATGAGTGGTTGCAGTGTAATTTTGGATAGCTGGGAGAGTCGATGTGGTAAGAGCTTCATAAGTGTTTTGGTGCATTGCAGCAAAGGCATGCTATTCCTCAAATCAATGGATGTCTCTGAAATCATTGATGACGTGGATGAGCTATCACTTATGCTTCTTCATGTGGTTGAAGAGGTTGGTGTCCTCAACATTGCTCAGATTATCACAAATGATGCGTCACCACATATGCAAGCTGCAGAGCATGCAGTGCTAAAGAGATTTGGCCACTCATTCTTCTTCACACTATGTGCTGACCATTGCATCAATCTTCTGCTTGAGAACATAGCAGCACTTGATGATGTCAGTAAGGTCCTAATCAAGGCAAGGGATATTACCAGGTTTATTTATAGTCATGCAGTGCCAATGGAGCTGAAAGGAAAATATATTCAGGGTGGCGAGATTCTGAGCAAttgtaatttaaaatttgtggcAATGTTCATCACATTAAGGGAGCTAGTTTCCGAGAGAATAAATTTGGTGGAACTGTTTAGCTCACCTGAATGGGCTTCCTCTGATTGGGCTTCTAGAAGTACATTCAGACATGTCTATGAAATAGTGAAGACTGATGATGCATTTTGGTGTTCTGCTGCTGATATTTTGAAGCTTACAGATCCACTTGTCACTGTGTTGTACAAGCTGGAAGCTGATAGTTGCCCAATAGGTATCTTGTATGATGCCATGGATTGTGCAAAAGAAGACATAAAGTGCAATCTTCGAGATAAACATGGTGATTATTGGCCTATGGTTGACAACATATGGGATCATTACTTGCATACCCCAGTTCACGCTGCTGGTTATATTCTGAATCCAAGGATCTTTTACACAGAGCGATTCAGTTGTGATACTGAAATCAAAAGCGGGACCACAGCCTGTGTAAGTCGACTGGCCAAAAATCACTATGATCCTAGGAAAGTGGCTGCACAAATGGAGATATATCAAAGTAAATCAGCACCTTTTGATTCAGACACAGAAATTCAGCAAATAATGGAAATACCGCAAG TTCGTTGGTGGTCGGCACATGGGACTAGCACCCCTGAGCTGAAAACCTTTGCAATCAGGATCTTAAGCCAAACATGCTTCGGCGCTTCCAGATACAACATCGACTGGAGCATATCTGAGCAGCTGCATCTTGTGAAGAGGCCGTATCCTGAGCAAGAGAAGTTCCGAAAGATGGAGTACATCCATTACAACCTTCGTCTCGCCCATTCTGAGCCATGCGTACGAGGTGCTTCCGGTGCTCAGAATGGTAGGCTCGCTAGTCGACTGGGTGATTGGATCACATCAGCGCGCGCCACTTGCTATTACAAGTGA
- the LOC102710706 gene encoding uncharacterized protein LOC102710706, which produces MPPLSLAAKARRGFSSSASSSCRSQLEQDVKKLQKALQEETALHSILENALHRAALTLADMSYLPTNAQELLSNISILEGTISKLEDEMVSLHFQLIQERNERRLVEYRLKQASPPPPPPCSCHSAKSESDDIASEKRSKGEKVYPYAVLHDSAMKLQRQLSSKCFGNPNQLSEDIVRCMKNIFISLSDSCREASRTPSAEKQQSGPSPSGNYSISAFWSLSEPSSISSWVQSPQVDLNYNNNLLASETVFDPYKAREKLSWADIGSYGAAAEVSWMSVGKKQLEYAAESLRKFRLLIEQLAEVNPAHLNDDARLAFWINLYNALMMHAYLAYGVPRSDIKLFSLMQKAAYTIGGHSFSAAFIEYVILKMKPPNHRPQMALLLAFQKIRVSEEQKRFCIGTPEPLLTFALSCGLYSSPAVKIYTAGNVREELQDAERDFIRASVGVSRKGKLLVPKMLHCFARGFVDDNSFPIWISHFLPQQQATFVEHCVSQRRQSLLGTRTFGIIPFDSRFRYLFLPDMGSLN; this is translated from the exons ATGCCGCCGTTGTCGCTGGCGGCCAAGGCCAGGAGgggcttctcctcctccgcctcctcctcctgtaGGTCGCAGCTCGAGCAGGAC GTGAAGAAGCTGCAGAAGGCGCTGCAGGAGGAGACGGCGCTGCACTCCATCCTCGAGAATGCgctccaccgcgccgccctcACCCTCGCCGACATGTCCTACCTCCCCACCAAC GCGCAGGAGCTGCTCTCCAACATCTCCATCCTGGAAGGCACCATCTCCAAGCTGGAGGACGAGATGGTGTCCCTGCATTTTCAGCTCATCCAGGAGCGGAACGAGAGGAGGCTCGTCGAGTACCGCCTCAAGcaagcgtcgccgccgccgccgccgccgtgctcctgCCACTCCGCCAAATCCGAATCAGAT GACATTGCTAGCGAGAAGCGCAGTAAAGGGGAGAAGGTTTATCCCTATGCTGTGCTGCACGACTCAGCTATGAAACTACAGAGGCAGCTTTCATCCAAATGCTTTGGCAATCCTAATCAGCTGTCTGAGGACATCGTCCGTTGCATGAAGAACATCTTCATTTCCTTGTCAGATTCTTGCAGGGAGGCCTCAAGGACTCCCTCCGCGGAAAAGCAGCAGTCTGGTCCATCCCCTAGTGGGAACTATTCGATTTCGGCGTTCTGGTCGCTGTCCGAACCATCTTCCATCTCTTCTTGGGTGCAGAGTCCTCAGGTGGATTTGAACTACAACAATAATCTGTTAGCTTCAGAGACCGTGTTTGATCCCTACAAAGCTCGTGAGAAGCTTAGTTGGGCTGACATTGGGAGCTATGGTGCGGCAGCTGAAGTTTCATGGATGTCAGTTGGGAAGAAACAGCTTGAGTATGCTGCAGAATCACTTAGGAAATTCAG ATTGTTAATTGAACAATTGGCAGAAGTAAACCCAGCTCACCTCAATGATGATGCGAGGCTGGCATTTTGgatcaatttatacaatgcACTGATGatgcat GCTTATCTTGCTTATGGTGTTCCACGAAGTGACATAAAATTGTTTTCACTAATGCAAAAG gctGCATACACAATTGGAGGGCACTCATTCAGCGCTGCATTTATCGAGTATGTGATTCTGAAGATGAAGCCTCCAAATCATAGGCCACAGATG GCTCTGCTTCTTGCCTTTCAGAAGATAAGGGTGTCTGAGGAGCAGAAAAGGTTTTGCATTGGGACACCTGAGCCGCTCTTAACGTTTGCTCTCAGCTGTGGACTGTATTCTTCTCCTGCG GTGAAGATATATACTGCAGGCAATGTAAGGGAAGAACTCCAAGATGCAGAGCGTGATTTCATTAGAGCATCGGTAGGAGTGAGTCGAAAGGGGAAACTTCTGGTCCCTAAAATGTTGCACTGTTTTGCCCGTGGTTTTGTTGACGACAACAGCTTCCCTATCTGGATATCACATTTTCTACCTCAGCAGCAAGCTACCTTTGTCGAGCACTGCGTGTCTCAAAGGCGGCAAAGTCTCCTGGGCACCCGCACTTTTGGCATCATTCCATTTGATTCTCGATTTCGCTACCTCTTTTTGCCAGATATGGGATCGTTAAATTAA
- the LOC102708538 gene encoding uncharacterized protein LOC102708538, with protein MSGGGSARAPAVVALALAAILSTPPPQPETFSNIPPTLSGGDGKQQVRIKRPKSAKALQCTSKCVATCIRGGEGPLNVRRPLVVFKEQFRSRQYCLAECSDVCNLIKDGEDGQ; from the exons atgagcggcggcggctccgccCGTGCGCCGGCCGTGGtggcgctggcgctggcggccatcctgtcgacgccgccgccgcagccggagACCTTCTCCAACATCCCTCCCACGCTGTCCG GCGGCGACGGGAAGCAGCAGGTGAGGATCAAGCGGCCCAAGTCGGCGAAGGCGCTGCAGTGCACCTCCAAGTGCGTCGCCACCTGcatccgcggcggcgagggcccCCTCAACGTCAGGAG GCCTCTTGTAGTGTTCAAAGAACAGTTCCGCAGCCGGCAGTACTG CTTGGCAGAGTGCTCGGACGTCTGCAATCTCATCAAGGATGGAGAAGATGGACAATGA